The proteins below come from a single Parageobacillus thermoglucosidasius genomic window:
- the urtB gene encoding urea ABC transporter permease subunit UrtB yields MSVVITQIFNGFSLGSILLFVAIGLAVTFGLMGVINMAHGELIMVGAYMTYVVQQIFSKYAPQALEYYFFAAIPAAFFVSALLGWGLEQLLIRHLYHRPLDSLLATWGVSLILQQIVRIIFGAPNVAVLPPGWLDGGIRVAGVVFPYKRLFILAFVILSIFALYVYLTKTPVGRRIRAVTLNRDMASCLGISTRKVDAYAFAIGSGFAGLAGCALTLLGPIGPTIGTYYIVDAFMVVILGGIGKLIGTVLGAFGIGLVSTLMEYSTSATIAKVIMFALIIAFLQWKPSGLVSMKTRSLD; encoded by the coding sequence TTGTCTGTCGTTATTACGCAAATTTTTAACGGTTTCAGCCTAGGTTCGATTTTGCTTTTTGTTGCTATAGGGCTGGCGGTTACCTTTGGATTAATGGGTGTCATCAACATGGCTCATGGCGAATTGATCATGGTGGGAGCGTACATGACGTATGTCGTGCAACAAATATTTTCCAAGTATGCGCCGCAAGCGCTGGAATATTACTTTTTCGCCGCTATTCCTGCTGCCTTTTTTGTTTCGGCTCTCCTTGGCTGGGGGTTAGAACAACTATTAATCCGTCATTTATATCATCGACCGTTGGATAGTTTGTTGGCGACATGGGGAGTCAGCTTGATTTTGCAGCAAATCGTACGAATCATTTTTGGCGCGCCAAATGTAGCGGTGCTTCCTCCTGGATGGCTGGATGGAGGGATCCGCGTTGCGGGAGTGGTGTTTCCGTACAAACGGCTGTTTATTTTGGCATTCGTCATTTTATCCATTTTTGCCCTTTATGTTTATTTAACGAAAACGCCAGTCGGCCGCAGAATAAGAGCCGTCACGTTAAACCGGGATATGGCTTCTTGCCTTGGCATTTCGACTCGAAAAGTCGATGCATATGCTTTTGCCATTGGTTCCGGATTTGCTGGGTTAGCAGGTTGTGCGCTGACATTGCTCGGTCCGATTGGGCCAACGATTGGAACGTATTATATTGTCGATGCGTTTATGGTTGTCATTTTGGGAGGAATAGGGAAACTGATCGGCACGGTGTTGGGAGCGTTCGGAATCGGATTGGTCAGCACGTTGATGGAGTATTCGACAAGTGCGACGATCGCCAAAGTGATAATGTTTGCGCTTATTATTGCCTTTTTGCAATGGAAGCCTTCGGGGCTTGTCAGTATGAAAACAAGATCGCTCGATTAA
- the urtC gene encoding urea ABC transporter permease subunit UrtC, protein MIKKGWLYWLFFLALFAAPFYLTEFRLSLLGKFLCFAMIAIGLSLLWGYTGILSLGHGVYFGLGAYCMAMYLKLESAPGRLPDFMEWSGVNKLPWFWKPFEHPLFAISSAIIIPVLLAAFLSYFTFKNRIKGVYFSLLSQAVVVVFVTLFIGKQEWTGGTNGLTNFSTVFGFLLSSPLTQIVLYWITVCLLLLIFLFSRWLTVSRFGRVLVAIRDGENRVRFLGFNPTTYKVFVYSLSAAFAALAGVMFVLQVGLISPAMMGIIPSIEMVLWVAVGGRSSLIGAVIGAIVTNSAKSFFSENYPDIWLLFLGGLFIGVVMFLPNGLAGIYESLKQRKRHGEGRTHEAGSHVSRSVGGF, encoded by the coding sequence ATGATAAAAAAAGGCTGGCTTTATTGGCTGTTTTTCCTTGCTTTGTTTGCAGCACCGTTTTATTTAACGGAATTTCGTTTATCGCTGCTCGGAAAATTTCTTTGCTTTGCCATGATCGCGATAGGGCTTTCTTTGCTTTGGGGCTATACCGGGATTTTAAGTTTAGGACATGGCGTGTACTTTGGTTTAGGCGCTTACTGTATGGCAATGTACTTAAAACTGGAGTCTGCGCCTGGACGATTGCCTGATTTTATGGAGTGGAGCGGTGTTAACAAGCTCCCATGGTTTTGGAAACCGTTTGAGCATCCGCTGTTTGCTATTTCTTCCGCCATCATCATTCCGGTGCTATTAGCAGCATTTTTGAGTTATTTTACGTTTAAAAACCGGATTAAAGGCGTCTATTTTTCATTATTGTCACAAGCTGTTGTCGTTGTCTTTGTTACCTTATTTATCGGAAAGCAAGAATGGACAGGAGGGACGAATGGATTAACGAATTTTTCTACCGTTTTCGGTTTCTTGTTATCTTCTCCTCTTACCCAAATTGTTCTTTACTGGATCACCGTTTGTTTGCTTTTGCTTATTTTCCTTTTTTCCCGTTGGTTAACGGTGAGCCGTTTCGGCCGGGTGCTTGTAGCCATCCGGGATGGGGAAAACAGGGTCCGCTTTTTAGGGTTTAATCCAACAACGTACAAGGTGTTTGTCTATAGCCTTTCCGCGGCTTTTGCCGCGCTGGCAGGCGTAATGTTTGTTTTGCAAGTCGGGCTGATTTCTCCGGCGATGATGGGGATTATTCCTTCAATTGAAATGGTATTGTGGGTTGCTGTCGGGGGAAGAAGTTCATTAATTGGAGCTGTGATAGGTGCTATTGTGACGAACAGTGCGAAAAGCTTCTTTAGCGAAAATTATCCTGATATATGGCTGCTATTTTTAGGAGGATTATTTATCGGTGTGGTCATGTTTTTGCCAAACGGACTTGCCGGCATATACGAGTCTTTGAAACAAAGAAAACGGCATGGGGAGGGGAGAACACATGAAGCCGGTTCTCATGTGTCGCGAAGTGTCGGTGGATTTTGA
- the urtD gene encoding urea ABC transporter ATP-binding protein UrtD, with the protein MKPVLMCREVSVDFDGFHALQGVNLEVYPHEVRFLIGPNGAGKTTLLDVICGKTRACSGKVLFYSHDITKMPEHKIVRLGIARKFQSPSIFHQLTVWENMELALKQDRGLFAVLRAKLSQEERDAIITLLQRIQLFDYAGQKAGSLSHGQKQWLEIGMQLIQFPQLLLLDEPVAGMSETERERTGELIHEIARNCAVVIVEHDMDFVRRFSKQVTVMHEGKVLCEGTMEDIQRNEKVIEVYLGREEKAC; encoded by the coding sequence ATGAAGCCGGTTCTCATGTGTCGCGAAGTGTCGGTGGATTTTGACGGATTTCACGCATTGCAAGGGGTGAATTTGGAGGTTTATCCGCACGAAGTCCGCTTTTTAATTGGGCCAAACGGAGCGGGAAAGACGACGCTTTTAGATGTAATCTGCGGCAAAACAAGAGCGTGCAGCGGAAAAGTGTTATTTTACTCACACGATATTACGAAAATGCCGGAGCATAAAATTGTCCGGCTTGGGATTGCGCGAAAGTTTCAAAGCCCATCGATTTTTCACCAGTTGACCGTATGGGAGAATATGGAGCTGGCTTTAAAACAAGACCGCGGATTGTTCGCGGTTTTGCGGGCAAAGTTATCGCAAGAAGAGCGGGATGCTATCATCACGCTGCTGCAACGCATCCAATTATTCGATTATGCTGGACAAAAGGCTGGTTCTCTTTCACACGGCCAAAAGCAGTGGCTTGAAATTGGCATGCAGCTTATCCAATTCCCTCAGCTGTTGTTGCTTGATGAACCGGTTGCCGGGATGAGCGAAACAGAGCGGGAACGGACAGGAGAGTTGATCCACGAAATCGCGCGCAACTGTGCCGTCGTCATCGTCGAGCATGATATGGATTTTGTGCGCCGTTTTTCCAAGCAAGTAACGGTCATGCATGAAGGGAAAGTGTTATGTGAGGGGACCATGGAGGACATTCAGCGAAATGAAAAAGTGATAGAAGTTTATTTAGGAAGGGAAGAGAAAGCATGTTAA
- the urtE gene encoding urea ABC transporter ATP-binding subunit UrtE, producing the protein MLSVQNVAAGYEQSVVLENVSINAQKGAVTAVLGRNGVGKTTLIKSIIGLIKPMAGKIEWEHEDITSLPPEERVRKGIGYVPQGREIFSSLTVEENLLLGLEALPKKANPSQILAEVYELFPILKEMLHRKGGDLSGGQQQQLAIARALMGQPKLLLLDEPMEGIQPSIVQLIRDVIVKMAKEKMVGIVLVEHSLDLAFSCADYFYIFDRGTVVAQGRVSETNMHDIQQFLTV; encoded by the coding sequence ATGTTAAGCGTGCAAAATGTTGCGGCCGGATATGAACAAAGCGTGGTGTTGGAAAATGTCAGCATTAACGCACAAAAAGGCGCGGTGACGGCGGTGCTTGGGCGAAATGGCGTCGGAAAAACGACACTTATCAAAAGCATTATCGGGTTAATCAAACCGATGGCTGGCAAAATCGAATGGGAGCATGAAGATATTACCTCATTGCCGCCTGAAGAGAGAGTAAGAAAGGGGATTGGCTATGTTCCACAAGGAAGAGAAATTTTTTCTTCGCTAACAGTGGAAGAAAATTTATTGCTAGGGCTGGAGGCACTTCCGAAGAAAGCCAATCCGTCACAGATTTTAGCAGAAGTTTACGAGTTATTTCCGATATTAAAAGAAATGCTGCATCGAAAAGGGGGAGATTTAAGCGGCGGGCAGCAACAACAGCTTGCCATTGCCCGGGCGCTGATGGGGCAGCCAAAGTTGCTGTTGCTTGATGAGCCGATGGAAGGAATTCAGCCATCGATCGTACAGCTTATTCGTGATGTCATTGTTAAAATGGCCAAAGAAAAAATGGTCGGGATTGTCCTTGTCGAGCATAGCTTAGATTTGGCTTTTTCATGCGCTGACTACTTTTACATTTTTGACCGCGGCACCGTTGTCGCACAGGGGCGTGTCAGCGAAACGAATATGCATGACATTCAACAGTTCTTAACTGTTTAA
- a CDS encoding urease subunit gamma — MKLTAREQEKLLIVVAADLARRRKERGLKLNYPEAVAFITYEILEGARDGRTVAELMQYGTTILTRDDVMEGVPEMIEDIQVEATFPDGTKLVTVHHPIR; from the coding sequence ATGAAATTAACTGCTCGTGAACAAGAGAAATTGCTTATTGTCGTAGCAGCGGATCTTGCACGCCGCCGTAAAGAGAGGGGCTTAAAGCTTAATTATCCCGAAGCAGTCGCCTTCATTACCTATGAAATTTTAGAAGGCGCGCGCGATGGACGTACGGTGGCAGAGTTAATGCAATACGGGACAACGATTTTAACCCGTGATGATGTGATGGAAGGAGTGCCGGAAATGATCGAAGACATACAAGTGGAAGCGACATTTCCTGATGGCACAAAGCTTGTTACGGTTCATCATCCGATTCGTTAA
- a CDS encoding urease subunit beta: MIPGEYWLKQEAIVCNQHKPITKIVVKNRGDRPIQVGSHFHFFEVNSFLEFDRQAAYGKHLNIPAGTAVRFEPGDAKQVELVPFSGKRHVYGLNNFVNGPLDRGKKGE, translated from the coding sequence ATGATCCCAGGGGAATATTGGTTAAAACAAGAAGCAATTGTTTGCAATCAACATAAACCGATAACAAAAATCGTTGTGAAAAATCGCGGAGACCGGCCGATTCAAGTCGGCTCACACTTTCACTTTTTTGAAGTCAACTCGTTTCTTGAATTTGACCGCCAAGCAGCATACGGGAAGCATTTAAATATTCCAGCAGGAACAGCGGTGCGTTTTGAACCCGGGGATGCTAAGCAAGTGGAACTTGTTCCTTTTTCTGGGAAACGTCATGTTTACGGATTAAATAATTTTGTGAACGGCCCGCTTGACCGAGGCAAGAAAGGGGAGTAG
- the ureC gene encoding urease subunit alpha, translating to MSFSMSRKQYADMFGPTTGDCVRLADTDLWIEMEQDFTVYGDEVKFGGGKVIRDGMGQHPLATRAESVDLVLTNAMIVDYTGIYKADIGIKDGKIAAIGKAGNPLLMDGVNIIIGAATEVIAAEGKIVTAGGIDAHIHFICPQQIETALSSGITTMIGGGTGPATGTNATTCTPGEWNIYRMLEAAEAFPMNLGFLGKGNASAKEPLAEQIRAGAIGLKLHEDWGTTAAAIDASLQVADEYDVQVAIHTDTLNEGGFVEDTLRAINGRVIHTYHTEGAGGGHAPDIMKVASFPNILPSSTNPTRPYTKNTLAEHLDMLMVCHHLDPSVPEDIAFADSRIRKETIAAEDILHDFGAFSMISSDSQAMGRVGEVILRTWQTADKMKKQFGKLPEDKGRKGDNFRVKRYIAKYTINPALTHGIAKHVGSVEVGKLADLVVWHPAFFGVKPELVLKGGMIAYSVMGDPNASIPTPQPAMYRPMFASYGKALYNTSITFVSKAAFERGIPQKLKLQKIIQPVEHIRRLSKKDMVFNNAMPKIDVDPQTYEVKVDGTIITCEPAEVIPMAQRYFLF from the coding sequence ATGAGTTTTTCCATGTCACGAAAACAATATGCGGACATGTTTGGACCGACAACAGGAGATTGTGTTCGTTTAGCGGATACCGATTTATGGATTGAGATGGAACAGGACTTTACCGTCTATGGCGATGAAGTAAAATTTGGCGGCGGAAAAGTCATTCGTGATGGAATGGGGCAACACCCGCTTGCCACGCGTGCGGAATCGGTGGATTTAGTGCTGACGAACGCGATGATTGTCGACTATACCGGAATTTATAAAGCCGATATCGGGATTAAAGACGGGAAAATTGCCGCCATTGGGAAAGCGGGCAATCCGTTGTTAATGGATGGAGTCAATATCATCATCGGAGCGGCGACAGAAGTGATTGCGGCGGAGGGGAAAATTGTTACCGCAGGAGGAATTGACGCCCATATTCACTTTATTTGTCCGCAACAAATCGAAACGGCTTTGTCATCGGGGATTACGACGATGATCGGCGGGGGAACCGGGCCGGCGACGGGAACCAATGCAACGACATGCACCCCTGGGGAATGGAACATCTATCGCATGTTGGAAGCGGCCGAAGCGTTTCCGATGAATCTTGGATTTTTAGGGAAAGGCAACGCATCGGCGAAAGAGCCGTTAGCGGAGCAAATTCGCGCAGGAGCCATTGGCTTAAAGCTTCATGAAGATTGGGGGACAACAGCGGCAGCCATTGATGCCAGTTTGCAGGTTGCGGACGAATATGATGTGCAAGTGGCGATTCATACCGATACGCTGAATGAAGGGGGATTTGTCGAAGATACATTACGGGCGATTAACGGGCGCGTCATTCACACATATCATACGGAAGGAGCGGGCGGAGGACATGCGCCAGATATTATGAAAGTAGCGAGTTTTCCAAATATATTGCCTTCTTCTACCAATCCAACGCGGCCTTATACAAAAAATACGTTAGCGGAGCATTTAGACATGTTGATGGTTTGCCATCATTTAGACCCGTCTGTTCCGGAAGATATTGCCTTTGCCGACTCGCGCATTCGCAAAGAGACGATTGCGGCGGAAGATATTCTCCATGATTTCGGTGCTTTTAGCATGATCAGTTCTGATTCGCAAGCAATGGGGCGTGTCGGGGAAGTAATTTTGCGCACATGGCAAACAGCGGATAAGATGAAAAAGCAATTTGGGAAATTGCCAGAAGACAAAGGAAGAAAAGGAGATAATTTTCGCGTAAAGCGTTATATTGCCAAATATACGATAAATCCGGCGCTTACCCACGGGATTGCGAAGCATGTCGGATCGGTTGAAGTGGGGAAATTGGCCGATTTAGTCGTTTGGCATCCTGCGTTTTTCGGCGTTAAACCAGAACTTGTGCTGAAAGGGGGAATGATTGCCTATAGCGTCATGGGAGATCCCAATGCCAGCATTCCGACTCCGCAGCCAGCCATGTATCGGCCGATGTTTGCAAGCTATGGAAAGGCTTTATATAACACTTCGATTACATTTGTATCAAAAGCAGCTTTTGAGCGCGGAATCCCGCAGAAATTGAAGTTGCAAAAAATCATTCAACCAGTAGAGCACATTCGCCGTTTGTCGAAAAAGGATATGGTGTTCAACAATGCAATGCCAAAGATTGATGTCGATCCGCAAACGTATGAAGTAAAAGTGGACGGAACCATTATTACGTGTGAACCAGCCGAAGTAATCCCGATGGCGCAACGATATTTTTTATTTTGA
- the ureE gene encoding urease accessory protein UreE — MIVEKIVGNIRMLDKLPPHIERVYLNSDDLVKRIQRVVTDHGTEIGIRLKETKELTDGDILWMDEKKMMVVSVLPDDLLVIRPTSMKQMGEIAHQLGNRHLPAQFEGEEMLVQYDYLVEELLKQLHIPYQREKRKVKQAFRYIGHRHDG; from the coding sequence ATGATTGTCGAAAAAATCGTCGGAAATATTAGAATGCTGGACAAATTACCGCCGCACATAGAGCGGGTGTATTTAAACAGCGATGATTTAGTCAAACGAATTCAGCGTGTTGTCACTGATCACGGAACAGAGATAGGAATTCGTTTAAAAGAAACAAAGGAATTAACGGATGGCGATATCTTATGGATGGATGAGAAAAAGATGATGGTAGTGAGCGTCCTGCCTGATGATTTGCTTGTCATTCGGCCCACTTCCATGAAACAAATGGGAGAAATCGCCCATCAGCTTGGCAACCGTCATTTGCCTGCTCAATTTGAAGGAGAGGAAATGCTCGTGCAATATGACTATTTAGTTGAAGAGCTGCTAAAACAATTACATATCCCGTATCAGCGGGAAAAGCGGAAAGTAAAACAAGCATTTCGTTATATCGGCCACCGCCATGATGGATAA
- a CDS encoding urease accessory protein UreF, with product MDKLLLLLQLCDSNFPSGAFSHSFGFETYISNEKIYNMETFRDALTVYIQTQLTYTDGLACRLAYDFLEKKSKEDVWRLNEMLAALCLARETREGTRMIGERMWKVCREIYPLDIWNDDKKKRGYKHPALVFAIVCHHLQIPKETTVLSYLYTSVQALVQNAVRAIPLGQTDGQRLLVSMQPHLLKAVQKIDTLTEEELGAAVPGLEIAQMQHEQLSVRLFMS from the coding sequence ATGGATAAGCTGCTGCTTTTATTGCAGCTCTGTGATTCGAACTTTCCTTCCGGAGCATTTTCCCACTCCTTTGGTTTTGAAACATATATTTCCAATGAAAAAATCTATAATATGGAAACGTTTCGCGATGCGCTCACTGTGTATATTCAAACGCAACTGACGTATACCGATGGCTTGGCATGCCGGCTAGCATACGATTTTTTAGAAAAAAAATCGAAAGAGGATGTATGGCGGTTAAATGAAATGTTGGCGGCGCTTTGCCTGGCGAGAGAAACAAGAGAAGGAACGCGGATGATCGGGGAACGAATGTGGAAAGTTTGCCGCGAAATCTATCCTTTGGACATATGGAACGATGATAAAAAGAAACGCGGGTATAAGCATCCTGCTCTTGTTTTCGCCATCGTTTGCCATCATTTGCAAATTCCAAAAGAGACAACGGTGTTATCGTACTTATATACTTCTGTCCAAGCACTTGTTCAAAATGCGGTTCGCGCTATTCCACTCGGCCAGACCGATGGGCAGCGTCTGCTCGTTTCCATGCAGCCACATTTGCTTAAAGCGGTGCAGAAGATCGATACGTTAACAGAGGAAGAGTTAGGAGCGGCAGTACCGGGATTGGAAATCGCGCAAATGCAACATGAACAACTTTCCGTTCGCTTATTTATGTCTTAA
- the ureG gene encoding urease accessory protein UreG — MEPVRIGIGGPVGAGKTMLVEKLTRTLHREFSLAVVTNDIYTKEDAQFLVKHSVLPEDRIIGVETGGCPHTAIREDASMNFAAIDELKERHPDVEMIFIESGGDNLAATFSPELVDFSIYVIDVAQGEKIPRKGGQGMIKSDLLVINKIDLAPYVGARLEVMERDAKAARGTKPVIFTNLKEEIGLAEVVEWIKKQVMLAGLEE, encoded by the coding sequence ATGGAGCCAGTAAGAATCGGGATCGGTGGACCGGTTGGTGCGGGAAAGACGATGCTTGTCGAAAAACTCACTCGGACGTTGCACCGCGAATTCAGCCTAGCAGTCGTAACAAATGATATCTATACAAAAGAAGATGCGCAGTTTTTAGTGAAACATAGCGTGCTGCCGGAAGACCGGATTATTGGCGTGGAGACCGGAGGATGCCCGCATACCGCCATTCGTGAGGATGCTTCAATGAATTTTGCGGCGATTGACGAGTTAAAAGAACGCCACCCGGATGTCGAAATGATTTTTATCGAAAGCGGCGGCGACAATTTGGCCGCTACCTTCAGCCCAGAGCTTGTTGATTTCTCTATTTATGTCATTGATGTAGCGCAAGGGGAAAAAATTCCGCGCAAAGGCGGACAAGGAATGATTAAATCAGACTTGCTGGTTATCAATAAAATCGACCTCGCCCCTTATGTAGGAGCACGTTTAGAAGTGATGGAGCGCGATGCAAAAGCGGCGCGCGGAACAAAACCGGTTATTTTCACCAATTTAAAAGAAGAAATTGGATTAGCGGAAGTCGTGGAGTGGATCAAAAAACAAGTGATGCTGGCAGGGTTGGAAGAATGA
- a CDS encoding urease accessory protein UreD has product MSWSGLLRCTAMEKNGRTVISDCYYEGALKLTRPIYLHPSQPAIYLIHVGGGYVDGDRYKTEIMLQEKAQLIVTTQSATKIYKTIKMPVQQYTSIYLDHQSVFEFFPDPVIAYEKAQFYQEMAVDMKESSTFIYGDIITPGWSESGELFCYDRIRSKLKIYYEGDLMLFDHLYLEPSKGMTGILQMEGYTHFGSLFVISPFMTKNFLQQFERMAARFPASAHLGWSIPMIPGLIVRVFAHETYVIETVFQMIHQFIREECFQEGPIFLRKY; this is encoded by the coding sequence ATGAGCTGGTCAGGACTGTTACGGTGTACGGCCATGGAGAAAAACGGCCGTACAGTTATTTCCGATTGCTACTATGAAGGAGCGTTGAAATTGACCCGGCCGATCTACCTTCATCCTTCTCAGCCGGCGATTTACTTGATTCATGTTGGCGGGGGGTATGTGGACGGAGATCGATATAAGACGGAAATCATGCTGCAAGAAAAAGCGCAGCTGATTGTCACCACGCAATCGGCGACGAAAATATATAAAACAATAAAGATGCCGGTGCAACAATATACATCCATTTATCTAGATCATCAAAGCGTGTTTGAATTTTTTCCCGATCCAGTTATTGCTTATGAAAAAGCGCAATTTTATCAAGAAATGGCCGTTGATATGAAAGAAAGTTCTACGTTCATTTACGGAGATATTATAACGCCAGGGTGGTCAGAAAGCGGCGAGTTGTTCTGTTACGATAGGATCCGCTCGAAATTAAAAATATATTATGAGGGCGATTTAATGTTATTTGATCATCTTTATTTAGAACCGAGCAAAGGGATGACGGGAATTCTCCAGATGGAAGGGTATACGCATTTTGGGTCTCTTTTTGTGATTAGTCCATTTATGACCAAAAATTTTCTGCAACAATTCGAGAGGATGGCAGCGCGTTTTCCTGCTTCTGCTCATCTTGGCTGGTCTATCCCGATGATTCCGGGATTGATTGTCCGCGTTTTTGCACATGAAACATATGTGATTGAAACGGTTTTTCAAATGATTCACCAGTTTATTCGCGAGGAATGTTTTCAAGAGGGGCCTATTTTTCTGCGAAAGTACTAA